In Myxococcales bacterium, the following proteins share a genomic window:
- a CDS encoding iron-containing redox enzyme family protein translates to MEHERFREALLSVMDQKEHWAWPGFTRGLVAKARLHVHLEQEYASYVRDFPVLVGRAYVLCPIAAARRELIENVYEEETGALHAGRPHPELFLEYPRGLGMDLARFEDVELLPAARSYRAVLDDATLREGWEVAAAVTTLFVEGTRFERGELDPAAPRRPEPPLAQHPLVLHYGLPHESLALTRAHRKVEGSHRAAAWRVVLEHVSSERRAEVVQAMQRALHAWLAYRDAVAAAVGLERGPDGVPRRAGSP, encoded by the coding sequence ATGGAGCACGAGAGGTTTCGCGAGGCCCTGCTCTCCGTCATGGACCAGAAGGAGCACTGGGCTTGGCCGGGCTTTACTCGAGGGCTCGTCGCGAAGGCCCGCCTTCACGTCCATCTCGAGCAGGAATACGCCAGCTACGTTCGGGACTTCCCGGTGCTCGTGGGCCGAGCGTACGTTTTGTGTCCGATCGCCGCCGCGCGCCGCGAGCTGATCGAGAACGTGTACGAAGAGGAGACAGGCGCACTCCACGCGGGGCGCCCGCACCCCGAGCTGTTTCTGGAGTATCCGCGCGGACTCGGCATGGACCTCGCGCGTTTCGAGGACGTCGAGCTCCTGCCTGCCGCGCGCAGTTACCGCGCGGTGCTCGACGACGCTACGCTGCGGGAGGGCTGGGAGGTAGCTGCGGCCGTCACGACGCTGTTCGTGGAGGGGACTCGCTTCGAGCGTGGGGAGCTCGACCCCGCGGCACCTCGCCGTCCCGAACCGCCGCTGGCGCAGCACCCACTCGTGCTGCACTACGGCTTGCCCCACGAGAGCCTCGCGCTGACCCGTGCGCATCGAAAGGTCGAAGGGTCACACCGGGCCGCGGCGTGGCGTGTCGTGCTCGAGCACGTGTCGAGCGAGCGCCGCGCAGAGGTCGTCCAGGCCATGCAGCGGGCGCTGCACGCCTGGCTCGCCTACCGGGACGCCGTTGCGGCCGCCGTAGGCCTCGAACGCGGGCCGGATGGCGTGCCCCGGAGGGCCGGCTCGCCCTAG
- a CDS encoding class II glutamine amidotransferase, with product MARMFGFIGNRADLGSRVLEMHSEVLTARSDPEHPLGWGIGFYQSGEVLLRRRPVDDRSVIELAEAARGLRTDVMLGHVRCATVGELRTENTHPFRYRSWLLGQTGTICGFEQLRDRLLESLPEFLRRNVRGETDSEIFFHLFLSFLHDSGHLNDGSVPTPHVVGALRSSIALVDRLSAEEGQGQNTGDTLVTNGELMVAVHRNGGMAYRVLRGRYDIEELLGAESRMHLRIPAIESTHFTLIASELDATPSGWTAVPSPSIVTLSRTDDPLVEAI from the coding sequence ATGGCACGGATGTTCGGGTTCATTGGAAACCGCGCGGACTTGGGCAGTCGGGTGCTGGAGATGCACTCCGAAGTCCTCACTGCGCGCTCCGACCCCGAACACCCCCTCGGTTGGGGCATCGGTTTCTATCAATCCGGTGAAGTCCTGTTGCGAAGACGTCCGGTGGACGACCGCAGCGTGATCGAGCTTGCCGAGGCGGCGCGGGGCCTGCGCACGGACGTCATGCTCGGGCACGTACGCTGCGCAACCGTGGGGGAGCTGCGGACCGAGAACACCCACCCTTTCCGCTATCGGTCGTGGTTACTCGGGCAAACGGGCACGATCTGCGGCTTCGAGCAGCTGCGCGACCGACTGCTCGAGTCGTTGCCCGAGTTCTTGCGGCGGAACGTCCGGGGCGAGACCGACAGTGAGATCTTCTTTCACCTGTTCCTGTCGTTCCTGCACGACTCCGGTCACCTCAACGACGGTAGTGTCCCGACCCCGCACGTGGTCGGCGCCCTTCGCTCCAGCATCGCCCTGGTGGACCGGCTGTCGGCGGAAGAGGGTCAGGGCCAGAACACCGGTGACACCCTGGTCACCAACGGTGAGCTGATGGTGGCGGTGCATCGCAACGGCGGAATGGCGTATCGGGTGCTTCGGGGCCGCTACGACATCGAGGAGCTCCTGGGGGCCGAGAGCCGGATGCACCTCAGGATCCCTGCCATCGAGAGCACGCATTTCACTCTGATCGCCTCGGAGCTCGATGCCACTCCGTCGGGCTGGACAGCGGTGCCGAGCCCGAGCATCGTGACGCTCTCGCGGACGGATGACCCTCTCGTGGAAGCGATCTGA
- the cysK gene encoding cysteine synthase A has translation MAARREASGPPAGLGEPTQARRTAGGFRVADDVLGLIGSTPLVRLGRLSPEGGATLFGKCELLNPAGSVKDRPALGMVLGAERTAKLAPGATLIEATSGNTGISLAMIAAVRGYRCVLVMPEDMSLERRYILRAYGAEIVLTQAAGGMSAAVAKALELLAQTPGAFMPSQFDNPDNPESHARSTALELIEQTGGQIAAFVAGVGTGGTVSGVGRVLKATLPSVRVVAVEPQASAVLSGKSPGPHGIQGLGAGFVPKTFDRSVVDQVVVVSDVAAERMARRLAREEGLLVGPSSGANVHAAAEVALAVGTGTVVTILCDSGERYLF, from the coding sequence ATGGCTGCGCGTCGCGAAGCTTCCGGCCCGCCAGCAGGCTTGGGTGAGCCCACGCAGGCGCGGCGCACGGCCGGCGGATTTCGCGTCGCTGACGACGTGCTCGGCCTGATCGGGTCGACGCCGCTGGTGCGCCTCGGGCGGCTCAGCCCCGAGGGGGGCGCCACGCTGTTTGGCAAGTGTGAGCTCCTCAATCCTGCCGGGAGCGTCAAGGACCGCCCGGCGCTCGGCATGGTGCTCGGCGCCGAGCGGACCGCCAAGCTCGCACCCGGCGCGACGTTGATCGAAGCCACGAGTGGCAACACGGGCATCAGCCTGGCAATGATCGCGGCGGTCCGCGGCTACCGCTGTGTGCTCGTCATGCCGGAGGACATGAGCTTGGAGCGACGCTACATCTTGCGCGCCTACGGCGCCGAGATCGTTCTGACCCAGGCCGCGGGTGGCATGAGCGCCGCGGTGGCCAAAGCGCTCGAGCTGCTCGCGCAGACTCCCGGCGCGTTCATGCCCAGTCAGTTCGACAACCCGGACAATCCCGAGAGCCACGCCCGGAGCACCGCGCTCGAGCTCATCGAGCAGACCGGCGGCCAGATCGCAGCGTTCGTCGCCGGGGTGGGGACGGGCGGCACCGTCTCGGGAGTGGGTCGGGTGCTCAAGGCGACTCTTCCGTCAGTCCGGGTGGTCGCGGTCGAGCCGCAAGCAAGCGCGGTGCTCAGCGGAAAGTCGCCCGGCCCCCACGGCATTCAGGGGTTGGGTGCTGGCTTCGTGCCCAAAACTTTCGACCGCTCGGTGGTCGATCAAGTCGTTGTCGTCAGCGACGTCGCGGCCGAGCGAATGGCGCGTCGCTTGGCGCGCGAGGAAGGGCTACTCGTGGGCCCGAGCTCCGGCGCCAACGTGCACGCCGCCGCGGAGGTTGCGCTGGCGGTCGGCACCGGCACGGTCGTCACAATCTTGTGCGACTCCGGCGAGCGTTACCTATTCTGA
- a CDS encoding PDZ domain-containing protein: MLSTEVRKIGARLVLVLVPLTSLACTAVYPEVQTPVRPPPAGANLSPAAPDDLFFIRVSGATIPEMTRDGRKWDAVGGSAPDPFVKITANDKEIARTPTQENTLTPTWPDAVRANYRIPHGTVVKVELWDANPINNHPICVRVLRAFREEARSGVIDIDCESGAKISLIAEPAHARVGLGMRYEFRTQSVHVTRVALESPAGRIGLRGGEEITRIQGKEVKTLDELETRSLINANADSGLSLTVKKADGSTQDVSLRSGPIYPVLDDDIPLE; this comes from the coding sequence ATGCTGTCCACCGAAGTCCGGAAGATCGGAGCGCGGCTCGTGCTCGTGCTCGTCCCTCTGACCAGCCTCGCCTGTACCGCCGTGTATCCCGAGGTGCAGACGCCCGTGCGGCCTCCGCCCGCCGGGGCGAACCTGTCCCCGGCCGCGCCGGACGACCTGTTTTTCATCCGGGTGAGCGGCGCGACCATTCCGGAGATGACGCGCGACGGCCGCAAGTGGGACGCGGTCGGTGGTTCGGCGCCGGATCCATTCGTGAAGATCACCGCGAACGACAAGGAGATCGCACGGACGCCCACGCAGGAAAACACGCTTACCCCCACCTGGCCGGACGCTGTGCGCGCGAACTATCGCATCCCGCACGGCACGGTCGTCAAGGTCGAGCTCTGGGACGCCAACCCGATCAACAATCATCCGATTTGTGTCCGGGTGCTGCGCGCGTTCCGCGAAGAGGCGCGCAGCGGCGTGATTGACATCGACTGTGAGAGCGGCGCGAAGATCTCGCTGATCGCAGAGCCCGCCCACGCCCGAGTGGGTCTGGGCATGCGCTACGAGTTCCGCACCCAGAGCGTCCACGTGACGCGGGTGGCCCTCGAGTCTCCCGCCGGGCGGATCGGACTCAGGGGCGGGGAAGAGATCACGCGCATTCAGGGCAAGGAGGTCAAGACACTCGATGAGCTCGAGACGCGAAGCCTCATCAACGCCAACGCAGACTCGGGCCTCTCGCTGACGGTGAAGAAGGCCGACGGCTCGACGCAAGACGTCAGCCTCAGGTCGGGGCCCATCTACCCGGTCCTCGACGACGACATTCCGCTCGAGTAG
- a CDS encoding folate-binding protein YgfZ, whose translation MPTAEEAARSSVLVVDAPERGTLRVNGPDRLGWLNGIVTGDVSKVTPGQGVHSLILSKTGKVMSDLFVVAAPEVVFVSVAPGKAAELHGYLDKMLVMEDAEVSEETADHVWIMLHGPEAVDVGGAVAEQLGGASGALDWTGLGGAALVVRRDALAAAHAAITVQEPRAVHATAADWELLRLERGVATYDVDFGLTDNPHEAGLDQRAVSWSKGCYLGQEVVCMQGMRGKLKRRLVSLTLAGSDVPARGAPVELAGGTEAVGEITSAATSVRVGAVVALARVDGAALDAAAPLQVGGVPATLVARPDPS comes from the coding sequence ATGCCGACTGCCGAGGAAGCCGCGCGAAGCAGCGTGCTCGTCGTCGACGCGCCGGAGCGTGGCACGCTGCGCGTAAACGGGCCCGATCGCCTGGGCTGGCTGAACGGCATCGTGACCGGCGACGTCAGCAAGGTGACGCCGGGGCAGGGTGTTCACAGCCTGATCCTGTCCAAGACCGGCAAGGTCATGAGTGATCTGTTCGTCGTTGCAGCGCCGGAGGTGGTGTTCGTCTCGGTGGCTCCGGGCAAGGCGGCGGAGCTCCACGGCTACCTCGACAAGATGCTGGTGATGGAGGACGCGGAGGTCAGTGAAGAGACCGCGGACCACGTCTGGATCATGCTGCACGGACCCGAAGCCGTGGATGTTGGCGGCGCGGTGGCCGAGCAGCTCGGCGGCGCGAGTGGTGCCCTCGACTGGACCGGGCTGGGCGGTGCGGCGCTGGTGGTGCGGCGTGACGCCCTCGCCGCGGCGCACGCCGCGATCACGGTGCAGGAGCCGCGCGCCGTGCACGCGACTGCCGCAGACTGGGAGCTGCTCCGGCTCGAGCGGGGTGTTGCGACCTACGACGTCGATTTCGGGCTGACCGACAATCCCCACGAGGCGGGGCTCGATCAGCGCGCAGTCTCGTGGAGCAAGGGCTGTTACCTCGGGCAAGAGGTGGTCTGTATGCAGGGCATGCGCGGCAAGCTGAAGCGACGGCTCGTCTCGCTCACCCTCGCCGGCTCGGATGTGCCGGCGCGCGGAGCGCCGGTCGAGCTTGCCGGCGGTACCGAAGCCGTGGGCGAGATCACGAGCGCAGCGACGAGTGTACGTGTTGGTGCGGTCGTCGCGCTCGCGCGCGTCGACGGCGCCGCCCTGGATGCGGCCGCACCGCTCCAGGTGGGCGGTGTTCCCGCTACGCTCGTGGCGCGCCCAGATCCCAGCTGA
- a CDS encoding patatin-like phospholipase family protein, with amino-acid sequence MKKPTVAFVGTGGAARGIAHLGVLKACEELGIRPTIFVGASAGAVVAATYGQGIPLDVLLDGYRLPWKRRHDGPRFHMNTFFGLPTLRQLFDPGYLTSGLFSLEKLERYLRHHLPVNDFRKIDNRLIITAVDIDRAERVLFGKGYDSDTPISRAVAASCSVPGLFRPFEINGRYHLDGEIARTLSADVALEAGADIVIVSNIYRPAEGEQERRSMARRGPLQVMNQSLNILLTEKERRGIALYTQANPRCTFIDIAPDIGRFGYLNRFAARSLVLRGYRAALQTLASAKERGVFAAPRVSASGRLN; translated from the coding sequence ATGAAAAAGCCCACCGTGGCATTCGTCGGGACGGGGGGAGCGGCGCGAGGCATCGCGCACTTGGGTGTGCTCAAGGCGTGCGAGGAGCTTGGGATCCGACCCACGATCTTCGTGGGGGCGAGCGCCGGCGCGGTCGTGGCGGCGACCTACGGGCAGGGCATCCCACTCGACGTGCTGCTCGACGGGTACCGACTGCCCTGGAAGCGCAGGCATGACGGCCCGCGTTTTCACATGAACACCTTCTTCGGGCTCCCCACCCTGCGCCAGCTGTTCGACCCGGGCTATCTGACGAGTGGCCTCTTTTCCCTCGAGAAGCTCGAGCGCTACCTGCGCCATCACCTGCCGGTCAACGACTTCCGCAAGATCGACAATCGCCTGATCATCACCGCAGTCGACATCGACCGCGCGGAGCGGGTGTTGTTCGGAAAGGGATACGACTCCGACACGCCGATCAGTCGAGCGGTCGCCGCCTCGTGCTCGGTGCCCGGATTGTTCCGTCCGTTCGAGATCAACGGCCGCTACCACCTCGACGGCGAGATCGCCCGCACACTGTCCGCCGACGTCGCGCTGGAGGCTGGCGCTGACATCGTCATCGTCTCGAACATCTACCGCCCCGCGGAGGGCGAACAAGAGCGTCGCAGCATGGCGCGCCGGGGCCCGCTTCAGGTCATGAATCAGTCCCTGAACATCCTGCTCACCGAGAAAGAGCGTCGCGGCATCGCGCTCTACACTCAGGCGAACCCCCGCTGCACGTTCATCGACATTGCCCCGGACATCGGGCGTTTTGGCTATCTCAACCGATTCGCGGCCCGATCCCTGGTTCTGCGCGGGTACCGCGCGGCCCTGCAGACCCTGGCCTCGGCCAAGGAGCGCGGCGTCTTCGCGGCTCCGCGCGTCAGTGCATCCGGTCGACTGAACTAG
- a CDS encoding enoyl-CoA hydratase/isomerase family protein, with amino-acid sequence MESASPLVVQENGAVATLTLNRPATKNALNRELVVALGESLKELEAKPSVRALVLTGAGEAFCSGADLKAGMADLNEVSMDTRIDEFHAVIRAIVHSKKAFVAAVDGAAVGFGADLALACDLRVLSTRAYLQEKFVKIGLMPDGGGTFWLPRMIGVGRALEYLLLGEKIEAPLALELGLANRLVEPGELEVSARGLAEALAAGPPLAIAQIRAAVRESFGGSIDDALGRERTGQLGLLGSADLMEGVMAWAARRTPEFQGK; translated from the coding sequence ATGGAAAGCGCATCTCCGCTCGTGGTGCAGGAAAACGGGGCCGTTGCCACCCTGACCTTGAACCGCCCAGCTACCAAGAACGCCCTCAACCGGGAGCTCGTCGTTGCGCTCGGTGAGAGCTTGAAAGAACTCGAGGCCAAGCCGAGCGTGCGGGCGCTGGTGTTGACCGGTGCTGGCGAGGCGTTTTGTTCCGGGGCCGACCTGAAAGCGGGCATGGCGGACCTGAACGAGGTCAGCATGGACACTCGCATCGACGAGTTTCATGCCGTCATTCGCGCCATCGTTCACAGCAAGAAAGCCTTCGTCGCAGCGGTCGACGGCGCGGCCGTGGGTTTCGGAGCGGATCTCGCCCTGGCGTGTGATCTGAGGGTGCTGTCGACGCGCGCCTACCTGCAGGAAAAATTCGTCAAGATCGGCCTGATGCCCGACGGCGGCGGCACGTTCTGGTTGCCCCGGATGATCGGCGTGGGTCGCGCCCTCGAGTACCTGCTACTCGGCGAGAAGATCGAGGCGCCGCTGGCCCTCGAACTCGGGCTCGCCAACCGGCTGGTCGAACCCGGTGAGCTCGAAGTGTCCGCACGCGGCCTCGCCGAGGCGTTGGCGGCGGGGCCACCCTTGGCCATCGCGCAGATCCGAGCGGCGGTGCGGGAGAGCTTCGGAGGCAGCATCGACGACGCCCTCGGGCGCGAGCGCACGGGGCAGCTCGGTCTGCTCGGCTCCGCCGATCTGATGGAAGGCGTGATGGCCTGGGCCGCCCGGCGCACACCGGAGTTTCAGGGCAAATGA